Proteins from a genomic interval of Liolophura sinensis isolate JHLJ2023 chromosome 3, CUHK_Ljap_v2, whole genome shotgun sequence:
- the LOC135463478 gene encoding uncharacterized protein LOC135463478: MSRKYKKVVGGRAMYTSLPDKLEKAVKAVKDGKLSVRKAAARYNVKRSTLQDHVSGRHLGKQGGQPALSLEEENLLTDRLILCGKWGFPLTLMDLRLFVKSCLDRRGKTVRAFRNNIPGPEWAKGFMKRHQKQLSERNSQNIKLARAEIGEEVLTTYFNNLEKETQDVPPSHIVNYDETNLTDDPGRKKIVVKRGSRYPERVQNFSKSATSLMIAAVADGTVLPYYVVYRSKNLYDTWTTGGPERCRFNRSLSGWFDQVGFEDWFSNVILPYMRRLNGRKVLIGDNLSSHLSPYVIEKRQEHDIAFVFLPPNSTHLTQPLDVAFFRPMKIFWRQILDKWKISGEGRRCTSIPKDVFPRLLHELSEKLSTTQSENVKSGFKKCGIVPHDSTPVLDRIPRETEKTPEGAGGHGVDGTLIALLKDMRGADCQQPKKRAKRLRVKPGKSVSSEDLSHNDDDNGLYVLHSGQFYGWSRKPDASGLTQQPFGNLLGNLFTSDV; this comes from the exons atgtcaaGGAAATATAAGAAAGTGGTTGGTGGTCGTGCCATGTATACATCTCTTCCCGACAAGCTCGAAAAGGCTGTTAAAGCTGTAAAAGACGGCAAATTGTCTGTTAGAAAAGCTGCAGCTCGATATAATGTTAAACGCTCTACTCTCCAAGATCATGTAAGCGGACGTCATCTTGGTAAGCAGGGAGGTCAACCAGCTTTGTCTCTTGAAGAGGAAAATTTACTCACTGACCGCCTAATACTGTGTGGTAAATGGGGGTTTCCACTAACTTTAATGGATCtgagactttttgttaaatccTGCCTAGATCGGCGTGGCAAAACAGTGAGGGCATTCAGGAACAATATACCTGGGCCTGAGTGGGCTAAAGGATTTATGAAAAGGCACCAGAAGCAACTTTCGgaaagaaattcacaaaatataaaattggcCAGAGCAGAAATTGGCGAAGAAGTTTTAACTACCTACTTTAACAACCTGGAGAAAGAAACCCAAGATGTtccgcccagtcacattgtaaACTACGATGAGACAAATTTGACCGACGACCCAGGCCGAAAGAAAATTGTTGTGAAAAGAGGTAGCAGATACCCTGAAAGAgttcaaaatttttcaaaatccGCTACCTCTCTCATGATTGCTGCAGTGGCGGACGGTACAGTTCTCCCGTACTACGTTGTATACAGATCCAAGAATCTTTATGACACCTGGACAACTGGAGGTCCGGAACGATGTCGTTTCAATCGCAGTCTAAGTGGTTGGTTTGACCAAGTTGGCTTCGAAGACTGGTTTTCCAATGTCATTCTTCCTTACATGAGGCGCTTGAACGGCAGGAAAGTATTGATTGGTGACAATCTTAGCAGTCATTTGTCGCCGTATGTAATTGAAAAGCGCCAAGAACATGACATAGCGTTTGTGTTTCTTCCCCCAAATTCAACCCATCTTACTCAGCCCTTGGATGTGGCATTTTTTAgaccaatgaaaatattttggcgCCAAATATTGGACAAGTGGAAAATCAGCGGCGAAGGACGACGATGCACTTCCATTCCAAAAGATGTATTCCCACGGCTACTTCAtgaactttcagagaaattatctaccactcagagcgaaaatgtaaaatctgggTTTAAAAAGTGCGGCATTGTCCCTCACGACTCAACCCCTGTTCTTGATAGGATTCCCAGGGAAACCGAGAAAACTCCTGAAGGAGCAGGAGGCCATGGAGTGGATGGCACATTAATAGCGTTGTTGAAAGACATGCGTGGTGCAGATTGTCAACAGCCAAAGAAACGAgcaaagcgtcttcgtgttaagccgggaaaaagtgtttcttcagaggatttatcacacaatgatgatgacaacg gcctatatgtgctgcatagtggtcagttttatgggtggagccGGAAACCCGATGCCAGTGGGTTAACCCAACAGCCTTTTGGTAATTTACTGGGGAACTTGTTCACCAGTGACGTATAG